From the Exiguobacterium marinum DSM 16307 genome, the window ATCTGCACCCCGCTCAAGTCCTCCACAGAGCCATACGATCGGAGCATCAAATCCTCGTAGCGCCGCTTCCGCCGCGACGTTGTTCGTCGCCTTCGAATCATTGTAGACGGCACGTCCGAGAACGTCACCTAAACTTTCAGTCCGATGCGCGACACCACCAAAGTTTCGTAATACACGCTCGATGTGTGCTTTTGGAATATCAAACGGTTCGACCAACAGGAGTGCCGCTAGTATGTTCTCGACATTATGGGCACCGCCTAATGCCAATTCGTTCACGCGAATGACTCGCTCCCCGCGTACCGTGACCCAACCGTCCACGACGGAAGCATCTCCTCGCTCAAAACTAAATGTGTTTGGTGCAAGATGAGCAGGGACACGTTTCATCACTTCGGAGTCTGTCAATTTGACGACGATTTGGTCGTCACGTGTCATCTGACGGAACAAGTTTCCTTTTGCATCTGCATACGAGTCGAAGTCGCCGTGATAATCGAGATGGGCTTCTGATAGATTCAGCAATGCTGCCGAACGCGGATGGAAGGACTCGACCCCCATCAACTGAAAGCTCGACAATTCAATGACAATCAAATCGTCCGTCTTTGCATCAGCCGCAACTTCAATCGCGGGGAATCCGATATTACCTGCAAGATGTACCGGACGTTTCCCTCCTTTGAGTAGCTCATAGACGAGTGTCGTCGTTGTTGTTTTCCCATTTGAGCCGGTGATGGCGACGAAGTCTGCTTCAGTTGCCAAATAAGCGAGCTCCACTTCGGTATAAATCGGGATTTCACGAGAAATTGCTTCTTGGAGCAATGGAATCTGATAAGGAATACCTGGATTTTTAACAATCACTTCTGTCTCATTCAATAAACCGACGGGATGTTCATTGAACACCGAGCGGATTCCAAGAGCTTGAATTTTATCTTGTTCGTCTTCGGGTGGGATGTTCCCCGTGTTGATCGTCACATCTGCTCCCGCATGATGCAGATATGTTGCCGCTGCAATTCCGCTCTTAGCGGCGCCGAGGACGAGAACTTTTTTACTGTGCCATTGCTTTTCCATCTGTCTCACCCTTTTACATGAGTAATAATGATAAACCTGCCGTAATTAAACTGATTCCACTGAACGTTAGCACGATGCGCCATTCTGACCAACCGACCATTTCGAAATGATGGTGAATTGGACTCATTTTAAAGAGTCGTTTCCCTGTCGTTTTAAACGAGATGACTTGCAGAATCACACTCAACGTTTCGATAACGAAGATGATGCCGACAAAGACAAGAAGCAACTCAAGTTTTAACATGAGCGCGAGTCCGGCCACAGCCCCACCTAAAGCGAGTGACCCTGTGTCACCCATGAAAATCTTCGCCGGATACTTATTGAAGACGAGGAATCCAATCAATGCGCCAACGACCGCAAAAGCGAACCAGGCAATGCCAAGCTCATCTTGTGTAAGGGCATAGATTCCAAAGAACGTAAATGTCGGGATAGCTGAGAACGAAACTAGTCCGTCTAGCCCATCCGTCAAATTGACGGCATTTGAGAATCCGACGAGCCAAAAGATTACGATGGCGATATAAAACCACCCTGTATCAAACGAGATCGAAGTGAACGGGATTGAAATCGACGTATCAAGTTCTCCTCCGAGTGATAAGAACCATGCGAACAAGACCGATACTCCGATTTGACCAATCAACTTCTGAAGGGACGTCAATCCGAGGTTGCGCTTATTGACGACCTTGATGTAATCATCTAAAAACCCGATTACCCCGAACGCCATCGTCACGAATAAAAGTGTCCCGAATCCGGCGACCGCTTCTCCAAAGATGACGGACACGATGAACCCGACGAGAATGGCGAGCAAGATGACAATTCCACCCATCGTTGGTGTGCCTGACTTCTTTTGGTGCCAACCTGGACCTTCGTCACGAATTTCCTGTCCAAACTTTAACTGACGCAATGCCGGAATCGCTCGTGGCATGACGATTAAGACACTTAATAATGAACTGATTAATACGATTAAACTAATTAACATGTTGCTACCTCACTACTCTATTTATTGAACGAGACGCTCAAGCGCCAGTCCTCGAGATGCCTTTAACAATACCACAGTATCTGGTCGCTGATAATGATGAAGAAGTGTCTTTGCCTCTTCAACTGTCGGGACCACGTGGACGTTCACACGTGAATCTTGAATCCCATCCGCAATCCATTTTGCTTTTTCGCCAACGAGAATGCAATCTGTCACTGGAGACGTCACGACGATGCCCACTTGTTTGTGTTGTTCTCGCTCATCGGCACCTAGCTCGTACATGTCACCAAGGACGAGCACACGTTTTGAGAATCCTTCGAGTGACTTGACCGTTTCAATCGCTGCGATCATCGACGTCGGACTCGCATTGTAAGCGTCGTTAATGAGATGTGTTTCCCCGAACATCTGTTTTTCCATCCGCATCGACGTCAACTTGATTCGGTCTAGCCCGCGTTGAATCATTACATGACTAAGACCGAATTCCAATCCACATGCAATCGCATAGGCTGCATTTCGAATCTGATGAGCACCTAACACCTTCAGTTCATATAAATCACCGTTGTATTTAAAGATGGATGCATCGAACGTCGTCTCGACCACGTCGATTTTCCCATCGGCCGTTTCAGCATATCCGACCCTATACCCTTGATTTGCGAGAAGCGGTTCATCCGCATCGACAATCAGTCGACCGTCCGGTTTGAGACCCGCCTTGATTTCAAGCTTCGCTTTTGCGATACCCGAACGACCTCCGACTTGCTCACCGTGAGACTCCCCGATATTCGTAACAAAGGCCACGTTCGGTTTAGCGAGTTTCGACAATTGTTCGATTTGACCGAATCCGTTCATGCCCATCTCTAATACAGCGACTTCCGTGTCCCACGGCATTCTGAGCACGGTGAGCGGTAAGCCGACGTCCGAGTTGAAGTTCCCAGCCGTCTTATGTGTTTTATACTTTTCTTCTAAGACGACGGCAATCATATCTTTCGTGGAGGTTTTTCCGTTCGATCCCGTAATCGCGACCACGAGCGGATTGATTTCTTCTAAATAACGGGATGCTGCCGTTTGAAGTGCCTCGACCGTCGATTTGACAGGGATGACGAAAAGGTTGTCAGGTTGCGGACGTCCTTCTTCCCAAAACGTGACGATTGCTCCTTTTTCGATTGCTGCATCGATGTAATCATGTCCATCGACACGCGCGCCGACGATTGGGACGAATAGCCCCGATTCATTTTCATCTCTCGAATCCGTAGCGACGCGTTTGACAAGACGCTCGTCGTCTACCTCAATCCCAAACCAAGACGCTAACTTCTGAACTGTCAATTGTTCCATTCATACTTCCTCCTCATACATAGGAAAAGAGAGCCGCAGCCCTCTTGATCTCGTGCGTTAATTCGACGGTGTCTCCAATTTCACTTTCAAGGAGGCACCAGTTTTAACCGGCTTTCCTTTGCTAATCGATTGTGATGTGACAAAACCGGTCCCATCGATTTCTAAATTTAGTTGATAGAGGGTCGCTAAGCGTTTCACATCACGTAGCGACCAACCTTTTAATGTTGGCATCGTAAACGAATTACTCGTTTTTAGCAACAATCTTTCTCCGACAACATATGACTGCCCTTTAACAGGACTTTGTGCTGTCACTTCGTCCCCGTCACCTAACACGATTGGATTAAATGAGTGATCTGTCGACTCTTTCACCGCATCTTCGCGGTTATTACCGATATAAGAAGAAGTCGTCTTCGTCGACGCTTCGACCGCTTTTTCTTGCTTTTCAGGTTCGACACTCCGATAACGTAACGCGACATCCATCACGTCTTTGAAGAGCGGGGCCATGATGCGCGGTCCAGTCGTCGACGAGTCACTGTTTGGTCTATCGACAGCGATGTACATGACGAGTTCCGGATCGTCTTCTGGCGCCATCCCGACAAACGAGTGAATATACTGTCCACTCAAATACTTCCCGTTCTCTGCAATTTGGGCAGTCCCTGTCTTCCCGACGACGCGATAATTGTCTAACGCATACAATTGCCCAGTCCCCACATCGCTGTTCACGACACCGTCCAGTGCTTCACGCGTTTTTTTTGCAGTCTCTGCAGTGATTGGCTGACCAACCTCTTTCGGGTTCGTCGTCCGAATCGTCTCTCCGGTCTCACTATTGACGATTTTTTTAATGACGTGCGGTTGTTTCATCGTTCCATCAGTCGCAATCGCTGATGTCGCCTGCAAAATTTGCATCGGTGTCACCGCGGTGGATTGACCCCAGGCCGTAATTAAGACGTTCATCGGACTTTCAAAGTCGAATTGACTATTGACCTCTCCAGGCAAATCGATTCCAGTTCGTTGATCAAACTTGAATGCTTTGAAATAATCCTCATAACGGCCAAGACCGAGTCGTTCGTTCGCTAAAATCGAGAACGCGACGTTTGATGAGTGCCACACCCCTTCTTCCATAGGAATGGTACCCCATCCGGTAATGTTGTAATCATTGAAGACCGTCTTCCCGTATTTGTACGACCCTGATTCATACAGTTCGTTTGGGTTGTATACTCCTTCATTGATTGCAGCCGCTAGCGTAAAGATTTTCATCGTCGATCCTGGTTCAAATCGAGACGAGACCGAAAAGTTGCTGTACGAAGAAATCTCACGCGTGTTCGGATCAAAAGACGGACGGTCAGACAGGGCGACAATCTCGCCTGTTTTCGGGTCCATGATGATGGCCGTTGCGTGTTTTGGTTCGTATTCCTCATACAATTCGTTCATCTTCGTCTCAAGCAACTGTTGAATACGGTGGTCGATCGTCAATTGGACATCGGCTCCGTCTTCCGGTTCAATCTTCAGCTGTTCGTCACTCGACACGAGTTCACGTCCGGCTAAATCTTTCTCGAATCGATATAATCCGTATGACTCACTTAAAATATCGTTAAGTGACTTTTCAATCCCAAGTTCACCAACGAGTTCGATCCGACCATTTTGGTCAATCTTTTGCGCGTATCCGATGACAGATGAAGCGAATACTTTATTCGGGTAATAGCGCTTCGGTTCTTCGACGAAGGTAATCCCTGGAAGCTCAAACGCTTCGATTTCTTCTTTTTGCTCAACGGTCAAATCACGGCCGGGAACACCGAACTCGATTTGC encodes:
- the murD gene encoding UDP-N-acetylmuramoyl-L-alanine--D-glutamate ligase — its product is MEKQWHSKKVLVLGAAKSGIAAATYLHHAGADVTINTGNIPPEDEQDKIQALGIRSVFNEHPVGLLNETEVIVKNPGIPYQIPLLQEAISREIPIYTEVELAYLATEADFVAITGSNGKTTTTTLVYELLKGGKRPVHLAGNIGFPAIEVAADAKTDDLIVIELSSFQLMGVESFHPRSAALLNLSEAHLDYHGDFDSYADAKGNLFRQMTRDDQIVVKLTDSEVMKRVPAHLAPNTFSFERGDASVVDGWVTVRGERVIRVNELALGGAHNVENILAALLLVEPFDIPKAHIERVLRNFGGVAHRTESLGDVLGRAVYNDSKATNNVAAEAALRGFDAPIVWLCGGLERGADLSSLVAALSNVKAVVAYGETKERFKELGESQEIPSFTVETLADAVTLAFEQSETGDIILLSPACASWDQFKTFEERGEHFIHLVRAYEEANR
- a CDS encoding penicillin-binding protein, with protein sequence MNSLQQSKKRVAWVAIVCFTPLFLFFVGWFLYLSLTHTYKGENMLAFAEEQRWKAVSTLEAERGEVYDRFGQPIAINIPSYRLVAVMKLGGERVEGKTLMPDEIDEAAKKLSTVLPMTEADLLKRLEQNIDRGQIEFGVPGRDLTVEQKEEIEAFELPGITFVEEPKRYYPNKVFASSVIGYAQKIDQNGRIELVGELGIEKSLNDILSESYGLYRFEKDLAGRELVSSDEQLKIEPEDGADVQLTIDHRIQQLLETKMNELYEEYEPKHATAIIMDPKTGEIVALSDRPSFDPNTREISSYSNFSVSSRFEPGSTMKIFTLAAAINEGVYNPNELYESGSYKYGKTVFNDYNITGWGTIPMEEGVWHSSNVAFSILANERLGLGRYEDYFKAFKFDQRTGIDLPGEVNSQFDFESPMNVLITAWGQSTAVTPMQILQATSAIATDGTMKQPHVIKKIVNSETGETIRTTNPKEVGQPITAETAKKTREALDGVVNSDVGTGQLYALDNYRVVGKTGTAQIAENGKYLSGQYIHSFVGMAPEDDPELVMYIAVDRPNSDSSTTGPRIMAPLFKDVMDVALRYRSVEPEKQEKAVEASTKTTSSYIGNNREDAVKESTDHSFNPIVLGDGDEVTAQSPVKGQSYVVGERLLLKTSNSFTMPTLKGWSLRDVKRLATLYQLNLEIDGTGFVTSQSISKGKPVKTGASLKVKLETPSN
- the mraY gene encoding phospho-N-acetylmuramoyl-pentapeptide-transferase, with the protein product MLISLIVLISSLLSVLIVMPRAIPALRQLKFGQEIRDEGPGWHQKKSGTPTMGGIVILLAILVGFIVSVIFGEAVAGFGTLLFVTMAFGVIGFLDDYIKVVNKRNLGLTSLQKLIGQIGVSVLFAWFLSLGGELDTSISIPFTSISFDTGWFYIAIVIFWLVGFSNAVNLTDGLDGLVSFSAIPTFTFFGIYALTQDELGIAWFAFAVVGALIGFLVFNKYPAKIFMGDTGSLALGGAVAGLALMLKLELLLVFVGIIFVIETLSVILQVISFKTTGKRLFKMSPIHHHFEMVGWSEWRIVLTFSGISLITAGLSLLLM
- a CDS encoding UDP-N-acetylmuramoyl-tripeptide--D-alanyl-D-alanine ligase; amino-acid sequence: MEQLTVQKLASWFGIEVDDERLVKRVATDSRDENESGLFVPIVGARVDGHDYIDAAIEKGAIVTFWEEGRPQPDNLFVIPVKSTVEALQTAASRYLEEINPLVVAITGSNGKTSTKDMIAVVLEEKYKTHKTAGNFNSDVGLPLTVLRMPWDTEVAVLEMGMNGFGQIEQLSKLAKPNVAFVTNIGESHGEQVGGRSGIAKAKLEIKAGLKPDGRLIVDADEPLLANQGYRVGYAETADGKIDVVETTFDASIFKYNGDLYELKVLGAHQIRNAAYAIACGLEFGLSHVMIQRGLDRIKLTSMRMEKQMFGETHLINDAYNASPTSMIAAIETVKSLEGFSKRVLVLGDMYELGADEREQHKQVGIVVTSPVTDCILVGEKAKWIADGIQDSRVNVHVVPTVEEAKTLLHHYQRPDTVVLLKASRGLALERLVQ